In one Solanum lycopersicum chromosome 11, SLM_r2.1 genomic region, the following are encoded:
- the LOC138339307 gene encoding uncharacterized protein: MSTDSSPVSSSLPSTIWGGRDVCPSLGVGTLGGGTFGGRLGRLGSLPVCYFFPFLFFLPPSVWMLGVLLAPYPSGPAQAPPRLEPAASPHAVTAETAVTDETAVTVETAYYEAFGYLKRVIVTPAVYPRLVEFLHFDIQSTVQKSHCVNIRWDHRNALFKLNSRIPLVRTSSELVVRRPRKAPEGTAPCPSPVRHAATRSRRGSSSSSPPRADGFRTWTPMHSPQSQSFSQSYGSILPTSLAYIVPSTRGCSPWRPDAVMSTTGHGRHSVLRIFKGRRESIGHHAMCGALRAAGPYLRLSRLQGG; encoded by the exons ATGTCCACGGACTCCTCGCCGGTGTCTTCGTCACTTCCATCGACAATCTGGGGAGGGAGAGACGTTTGCCCTTCGCTTGGGGTAGGAACACTTGGTGGAGGAACATTTGGTGGAAGACTGGGCAGATTGGGTTCATTACCCGTCTGCTacttcttccctttcttgttcttcttgccACCATCAGTGTGGATGTTGGGGGTGCTGCTAGCGCCGTATCCTTC AGGCCCTGCACAAGCCCCTCCAAGGCTGGAACCTGCCGCCTCCCCACATGCTGTAACTGCTGAAACGGCCGTAACTGATGAAACGGCTGTAACTGTTGAAACTGCCT ATTACGAGGCATTTGGATACCTTAAGAGAGtaatagttactcccgccgtttacccgcgcttggttgaatttcttcactttgacattcagagcactgtgcagaaatcacattgcgtaaacatccgttgggaccatcgcaatgctttgtttaaattaaacagtcggattccccttgtccgtaccagttctgagttggttGTTCGACGCCCGAGGAAGGCTCCTGAAGGAACCGCTCCATGTCCTTCCCCCGTTCGGCATGCGGCGACACGCTCTCGCCgtgggagcagctcgagcagtccaccgagaGCCGACGGGTTCAGGACTTGGACCCCCATGcacagccctcagagccaatccttttcccaaagttacggatccattttgccaacttcccttgcctacattgttccatcgaccagaggttgttcaccttggagacctgatgcggttatgagtacgaccgggcatGGACgacattcggtcctccggattttcaagggccgccgggagagTATTGGACACCACGCGATGTGCGGTGCTCTTcgagccgctggaccctacctcagGCTGAGCCGATTGCAGGGTGGGTAG
- the LOC138339308 gene encoding uncharacterized protein → MAPRDENESDNDEEIQNQMTSQETGTTEEIRVLRQQMAEMYEAWMSGQPPPSSIRDYFNTNMSHPIQVSTSDPIYPPGFDPYANTSNVVGTSMARPSNTPVISNPLFVSTAPTNSIPQPTMMPKSNSDPPLKVRREQSYTLEETIKIPSSHPHIHQYSSPVEIERMVKNEEHEEMTKKMKSLEQSIRDMQGLGGHKGISFSDLCMFPHVHLPAGFKTPKFEKYDGHGDPIAHLKRYCNQLRNAEGKEELLMAYFGESLIGIASEWFIDQDIINWHTWDDFA, encoded by the coding sequence ATGGCCCCCAGAGATGAAAATGAATCGGACAATGATGAGGAGATCCAAAACCAGATGACTTCACAAGAAACAGGGACAACAGAAGAGATAAGGGTGTTAAGACAACAAATGGCAGAGATGTACGAGGCTTGGATGAGTGGACAACCTCCACCATCTTCAATCCGAgactattttaatacaaatatgtctCACCCTATCCAGGTGTCGACAAGCGATCCGATATATCCCCCTGGATTCGACCCCTATGCTAACACATCCAATGTCGTTGGAACTTCTATGGCACGCCCTTCGAATACGCCTGTAATAAGTAATCCACTCTTTGTGTCAACTGCCCCAACTAACAGCATCCCGCAGCCAACGATGATGCCCAAATCCAACAGCGATCCTCCGCTCAAAGTTCGGCGTGAGCAGAGTTACACTCTTGAAGAGACCATTAAAATTCCAAGTTCTCATCCCCACATTCATCAATATAGTTCCCCTGTTGAAATTGAGAGGATGGTCAAGAatgaggaacatgaagaaatgactaagaaaatgaagagtttggaaCAGAGTATAAGAGATATGCAAGGACTAGGAGGCCACAAAGGTATCTCGTTCAGTGACTTGTGTATGTTTCCTCACGTCCATTTGCCTGCTGGTTTTAAAACtccaaagtttgaaaaatacgATGGTCACGGAGACCCTATAGCTCATCTAAAGAGATATTGCAACCAATTGAGGAATGCAGAGGGCAAAGAAGAGTTACTTATGGCCTATTTTGGGGAAAGCTTAATAGGGATTGCATCTGAATGGTTCATAGATCAGGATATCATCAACTGGCACACATGGGATGATTTTGCTTGA